The following coding sequences are from one Rutidosis leptorrhynchoides isolate AG116_Rl617_1_P2 chromosome 11, CSIRO_AGI_Rlap_v1, whole genome shotgun sequence window:
- the LOC139876372 gene encoding putative disease resistance RPP13-like protein 1: MAMGEMVVSSVVSVLIEKLISGPLMNFAQQEGIDNQLKKWKNDLGLIQDVLVDAANKHITQKAVRSWLNDLQELAYDMEDVVDDIATEVTKRELNRKCDPSTSRKLFKSVHGVFTHSVYGRNVRSKLEEVTNRLNELLDQKNKLGLEVYGKFETLDNSNRRLETSLIDESKVLGREGDKEALLEKILGGEASNQNVSIVPIVGLGGVGKTTLAKLVYNDKKVKGHFELRAWVCVSDVFDIFSISKAIYQSVTGEDKTFANLDLLHVALKEKLSLKRFLIVMDDVWNEEYKAWETLEQPLVGLPGSKIIVTTRKMTVASVMTSVQPHILKPLSDEYAMSLFSKYALGELNFENHMSLKPFAQGIIEKCDGLPLALIALGRVLKTKGNDEDEWEKLLNSEIWSLDVGSDHILPALKLSYYDLPCQLKQLFAYCCLFPKDYVFDKNELVLLWMAEGFLNSAKGNMSMESLGCRYFEELQSRSFFQHSVDSESEYIMHDLMNDLAISVAGEFFYMLDEKMDLNGRNEAFEKFRHFSFIRQKDAHLRSFSIYRKFKELHRATHLRTFLPVSVSKLHFKYMWEFKIGLDNVLVDLLPKLQSLRVLNLSYCNITEVPMFIGNLKHIRYLNFSGTSIKRLPEQVGELYNLQSLLVRECGYLASLPFSFVKLINLRHLDFENTPLLKKTPLGIGELTQLQTLPKVFIEGGSGFNLSELKDLVDLKGELSIEGLEKVMDPIQAKDANLQQKKGLDDIVLEWTHVFDDSRNMETEYEVLEWLRPHHKLKKLKILFYGGVKFPTWVGDPSFNQLRELTFNGCRSCTQLTTGHGKNARIGSFPQLVKLHLTDFPKLAEVSFGFLPSLEVLHMEGCPKLAKLSIGSLPLLEVLNIEGCSEEVLRSIICASYSIRKLKMTCIEGLTKLDGDVLKHLKALEYLYISRCDELRYLCDSESKAYGLLVSLQKLYVSGCNKLVSMGEKEEVSVIVGSNNIDKGSVLRYVTLWGCNSLKSYNCPNSVVKLEIYHCDSLTSLILGSMVKKVDLASSLKSLVIWYCKNLKSFSHEHLQGLTCLEKMNIYNCPSIDGSFPCGLWPPNLRKLEIGELKKPMSKWGLQNYPTSLVQLTLWGKDSGVKSFAMKEDAMNNSNSTSFLLPPSLTSLNIYYFKDVKSFTEFVQHLTHLQQLEICWCPNIKDVPKTTPSLKVTVHM, from the coding sequence CAACAAGAAGGAATCGATAATCAGCTGAAGAAATGGAAGAATGATTTGGGCTTGATCCAAGATGTGCTTGTTGATGCAGCAAACAAGCACATAACTCAGAAAGCTGTTAGATCATGGCTAAACGATCTTCAGGAATTGGCTTATGACATGGAAGATGTAGTGGATGATATAGCCACTGAAGTTACAAAGCGCGAGCTGAATCGAAAATGTGATCCCAGCACTAGTCGTAAGTTATTTAAGAGTGTCCATGGTGTCTTTACTCATAGCGTGTACGGTCGTAATGTACGTTCAAAGCTAGAAGAGGTTACCAATAGATTGAATGAGCTTCTTGATCAGAAAAATAAACTCGGTCTGGAAGTTTACGGGAAATTCGAAACATTAGACAATTCGAACAGACGGTTGGAAACTTCACTTATTGACGAGTCCAAAGTTTTGGGTAGGGAAGGGGATAAAGAAGCGTTGCTCGAGAAGATCTTAGGGGGTGAAGCAAGTAATCAAAATGTGAGCATAGTGCCAATAGTTGGTCTCGGTGGCGTTGGCAAAACAACTCTAGCCAAACTAGTGTACAACGACAAGAAAGTTAAGGGTCACTTTGAACTCAGGGCATGGGTTTGTGTTTCTGACGTGTTCGATATATTCAGCATCAGTAAGGCCATTTATCAGTCTGTCACTGGGGAGGATAAAACATTTGCTAATCTTGATCTACTTCATGTGGCACTTAAAGAAAAATTGTCACTGAAAAGGTTCTTAATTGTTATGGACGACGTATGGAACGAAGAATACAAGGCATGGGAAACTCTTGAACAACCACTTGTTGGCTTACCTGGTAGTAAAATTATCGTGACAACCCGCAAGATGACTGTTGCATCGGTAATGACCAGTGTTCAACCTCACATTCTGAAGCCTTTGTCTGATGAATATGCTATGTCTTTATTTTCCAAATATGCTCTAGGCGAGCTTAACTTTGAGAATCACATGTCACTTAAACCATTTGCTCAAGGTATCATTGAGAAATGTGATGGTTTGCCTTTAGCTTTGATAGCACTTGGGAGGGTCTTGAAGACTAAGGGAAATGATGAAGACGAATGGGAGAAGTTGTTGAATAGTGAGATATGGAGTTTAGATGTTGGAAGTGATCATATTCTACCGGCTCTTAAGCTAAGCTATTATGATCTCCCTTGTCAACTAAAGCAACTTTTTGCCTATTGTTGTTTATTCCCAAAAGACTACGTGTTTGACAAGAATGAACTAGTGTTATTGTGGATGGCAGAGGGTTTTTTAAACTCAGCAAAAGGCAACATGTCAATGGAGAGTTTGGGTTGCCGGTATTTTGAAGAGTTACAATCAAGGTCGTTTTTTCAACATTCGGTAGATAGTGAATCCGAATACATCATGCACGACTTGATGAATGACCTGGCCATAAGTGTTGCGGGTGAGTTTTTCTATATGTTGGATGAGAAGATGGATCTAAATGGTAGGAATGAAGCTTTTGAAAAGTTCCGTCACTTTTCATTCATACGTCAAAAAGATGCTCACTTAAGAAGTTTTTCTATATATAGAAAGTTTAAGGAATTACACAGAGCTACACACTTAAGAACCTTCTTACCTGTGTCAGTGTCAAAGTTACATTTCAAATATATGTGGGAATTTAAAATCGGATTGGACAACGTTCTTGTTGATTTACTTCCAAAACTACAATCCCTAAGGGTGTTGAACTTGAGTTATTGTAACATTACTGAGGTACCAATGTTTATTGGAAATCTCAAACATATCAGGTACCTCAATTTCTCAGGAACTAGCATCAAAAGATTACCTGAACAAGTCGGTGAGCTATATAATCTACAAAGCTTGTTGGTTCGCGAGTGTGGTTATTTAGCTAGCTTACCGTTCAGTTTTGTGAAGTTAATAAACTTACGACATCTTGATTTCGAAAACACACCCCTGTTGAAGAAGACCCCATTAGGGATTGGTGAATTGACTCAGCTACAAACTCTACCGAAGGTTTTCATTGAAGGAGGTAGTGGGTTTAATTTGTCTGAACTAAAAGACCTTGTTGATCTTAAGGGTGAACTTTCCATTGAAGGGTTGGAAAAAGTGATGGATCCAATACAAGCAAAGGATGCCAACTTGCAACAAAAGAAGGGCCTTGATGATATTGTTTTGGAATGGACACATGTGTTTGATGATTCTCGAAATATGGAGACCGAATATGAAGTTCTTGAATGGCTAAGACCTCACCATAAGTTGAAAAAACTCAAGATTTTGTTCTATGGGGGAGTGAAATTTCCTACTTGGGTTGGAGATCCATCATTCAATCAGTTAAGGGAACTTACATTCAATGGTTGTAGAAGTTGTACACAATTAACAACCGGACATGGTAAAAATGCTAGAATTGGATCGTTCCCTCAACTTGTTAAACTACACTTAACAGATTTTCCGAAACTGGCCGAGGTTTCATTTGGATTTTTACCGTCACTTGAGGTACTACATATGGAAGGTTGTCCGAAACTGGCAAAGTTGTCAATTGGATCATTACCGTTACTTGAGGTTTTAAATATTGAAGGATGCTCTGAAGAAGTGTTAAGATCCATAATTTGTGCATCTTATTCAATCCGTAAGTTGAAAATGACTTGTATTGAAGGACTTACGAAACTGGATGGAGATGTTTTGAAACATCTCAAGGCACTTGAATATCTATATATTTCTAGATGTGATGAATTGAGATACTTGTGTGATTCGGAATCGAAGGCATATGGGCTTCTTgtgagtttacaaaagttgtatgtAAGTGGTTGTAATAAGTTGGTATCAATGGGAGAGAAAGAGGAGGTTAGTGTTATTGTGGGGAGTAACAACATTGACAAAGGATCTGTTCTTAGATATGTGACTCTTTGGGGTTGTAATTCATTGAAGAGTTACAATTGCCCTAATAGTGTTGTGAAGTTGGAGATCTATCATTGTGATTCATTGACATCATTGATATTGGGATCAATGGTAAAGAAAGTGGATCTCGCATCCTCTCTCAAGTCTCTTGTAATATGGTATTGCAAGAATTTGAAGTCATTTTCTCATGAACATTTGCAAGGTCTCACATGTTTGGAAAAGATGAACATATATAATTGTCCAAGCATAGATGGTTCATTTCCATGTGGATTGTGGCCTCCTAATTTAAGGAAGCTAGAAATAGGAGAATTGAAGAAGCCAATGTCAAAGTGGGGGCTTCAGAATTACCCGACCTCACTTGTTCAACTAACATTATGGGGTAAAGATTCAGGAGTGAAATCATTTGCAATGAAAGAAGATGCAATGAATAATAGCAATTCAACATCATTTCTTCTTCCACCATCTCTAACTAGTTTAAATATCTATTATTTTAAGGATGTGAAATCATTTACAGAGTTCGTACAACACCTCACTCACCTTCAACAACTAGAGATTTGTTGGTGCCCTAACATTAAAGATGTGCCAAAGACAACTCCATCTTTGAAAGTGACGGTGCATATGTAG